A genomic stretch from Arvicanthis niloticus isolate mArvNil1 chromosome 12, mArvNil1.pat.X, whole genome shotgun sequence includes:
- the Gart gene encoding trifunctional purine biosynthetic protein adenosine-3, whose amino-acid sequence MAARVLVIGSGGREHTLAWKLAQSPHVKQVLVAPGNAGTACSGKISNAAVSVSDHTALAQFCKGEKIELVVVGPEAPLAAGIVGDLTSAGVRCFGPTAQAAQLESSKKFAKEFMDRHGIPTAQWRAFTNPEDACSFITSANFPALVVKASGLAAGKGVIVAKSKAEACKAVQEIMQEKSFGAAGETVVVEEFLEGEEVSCLCFTDGKTIAPMPPAQDHKRLRDGDQGPNTGGMGAYCPAPQVSKDSLVKIKNTILQRTVDGMQQEGAPYTGILYAGIMLTKDGPKVLEFNCRFGDPECQVILPLLKSDLYEVIQATLDGLLSASLPVWLENHSAVTVVMASEGYPGAYTKGVEITGFAEAQALGLQVFHAGTALKDGKVVTSGGRVLTVTAVQENLMSALDEARKGLAALKFEGAIYRKDIGFRAVAFLQRPRGLTYKDSGVDIAAGNMLVKKIQPLAKATSRPGCSVDLGGFAGLFDLKAAGFKDPLLASGTDGVGTKLKIAQLCNKHDSIGQDLVAMCVNDILAQGAEPLFFLDYFSCGKLDLSTTEAVVAGIAAACRQAGCALLGGETAEMPDMYPPGEYDLAGFAVGAMERHQKLPQLERITEGDAVVGVASSGLHSNGFSLVRKIVERSSLQYSSPAPGGCGDQTLGDLLLTPTRIYSYSLLPIIRSGRVKAFAHITGGGLLENIPRVLPQKFGVDLDACTWRVPKIYSWLQQEGQLSEEEMARTFNCGVGAALVVSRDQTEQVLQDIRQHQEEAWVIGSVVACPEGSPRVRVKNLIETIQTNGSLVANGFPRSNFPVQQKKARVAVLISGTGSNLQALIDSTADSKSSSHIVLVISNKAAVAGLDRAERAGIPTRVINHKLYKNRVEFDNAVDCVLEEFSIDIVCLAGFMRILSGPFVRKWDGKMLNIHPSLLPSFKGSNAHEQVLEAGVTITGCTVHFVAEDVDAGQIILQEAVPVQRGDTVATLSERVKVAEHKIFPAALQLVASGAVQLGEDGKIHWTEERGSS is encoded by the exons ATGGCAGCCCGAGTTCTTGTAATTGGTAGTGGAGGAAGAGAACATACCCTGGCCTGGAAACTCGCACAGTCCCCTCATGTCAAACAAGTGTTGGTTGCCCCAGGAAACGCAGGCACCGCTTGCTCTGGGAAGATCTCCAATGCTG CTGTCTCCGTCAGTGATCACACTGCTCTTGCCCAGTTCTGCAAAGGTGAAAAGATTGAACTTGTAGTTGTTGGACCAGAGGCCCCTCTGGCTGCAG GAATTGTTGGGGACCTGACCTCTGCAGGAGTGCGATGCTTTGGCCCCACAGCACAAGCAGCTCAATTAGAATCCAGTAAAAAGTTTGCCAAAGAGTTCATGGACCGACATGGAATCCCAACTGCACAGTGGAGAGCCTTCACCAACCCTGAAGATGCCTGCAGCTTTATCACgag CGCGAACTTTCCCGCTTTGGTTGTGAAGGCCAGTGGCCTTGCAGCAGGAAAGGGGGTGATTGTGGCAAAGAGCAAAGCAGAAGCCTGCAAAGCTGTCCAGGAGATCATGCAG GAAAAGTCTTTTGGAGCAGCTGGTGAAACAGTTGTTGTGGAAGAGTTTCTGGAAGGAGAGGAAGTGTCT TGCCTGTGCTTCACTGACGGGAAGACAATAGCCCCAATGCCCCCAGCACAAGACCATAAGCGATTGCGGGATGGAGACCAGGGCCCCAACACAGGGGGAATGGGAGCCTACTGCCCAGCACCTCAG GTTTCTAAAGATTCgttagtaaaaattaaaaacactatTCTTCAGAGAACAGTAGACGGCATGCAGCAGGAGGGGGCGCCGTACACAG gaATTCTTTATGCTGGCATAATGCTGACCAAAGATGGCCCAAAAGTTTTGGAGTTTAATTGCCGTTTTGGTGATCCAGAATGCCAG GTCATCCTCCCACTTCTTAAAAGCGACCTTTATGAAGTCATTCAGGCCACCTTAGATGGCCTGCTGAGCGCGTCTCTGCCTGTGTGGCTAGAAAACCACAGTGCCGTAACTGTTGTCATGGCGAGTGAAGGGTACCCTGGAGCCTACACCAAAGGCGTGGAGATAACAG GGTTTGCTGAGGCCCAGGCCTTAGGACTGCAGGTCTTCCATGCAGGCACTGCTCTTAAAGATGGCAAAGTGGTGACCAGTGGGGGCAGAGTCCTCACCGTGACAGCTGTCCAAGAAAATCTCATGTCAGCCCTTGACGAGGCCAGGAAAGGACTCGCCGCTCTAAAGTTTGAGGGAGCCATTTATAGAAAGGACATTGGCTTCCGTGCTGTGGCCTTCCTCCAGCGGCCCAG GGGCCTGACTTACAAGGACTCCGGAGTAGACATTGCAGCCGGAAATATGCTGGTTAAGAAAATTCAGCCTTTAGCAAAAGCCACCTCCAGACCAG GCTGCAGTGTTGACCTTGGGGGCTTTGCTGGTCTTTTTGATTTGAAAGCAGCTGGTTTCAaagatcctcttctggcctctggaacAGATGGTGTTGGAACTAAACTGAAG ATTGCCCAGCTGTGTAATAAGCACGATTCTATCGGTCAAGACTTGGTTGCGATGTGTGTGAACGACATCCTCGCCCAAGGAGCAGAGCCCCTCTTCTTCCTGGATTACTTTTCCTGTGGAAAACTCGACCTCAGTACAACTGAAGCTGTTGTTGCTGGAATCGCTGCAGCCTGTCGACAGGCGGGCTGTGCTCTCCTAG GTGGGGAGACAGCAGAGATGCCCGACATGTACCCTCCTGGAGAGTATGATCTTGCTGGGTTTGCCGTTGGTGCTATGGAGAGACACCAGAAGCTCCCTCAGCTAGAAAGGATCACAGAAGGGGATGCTGTTGTTGGAGTAGCTTCGTCtggtcttcacagcaatgggTTTAGCCTTGTGAGGAAAATCGTGGAGAGGTCTTCCCTCCAGTACTCCTCCCCAGCACCTGGTGGCTGTGGAGATCAGACCTTGG GGGACTTACTTCTAACTCCAACCAGGATCTACAGCTACTCACTGCTGCCTATCATACGTTCAGGACGTGTCAAAGCTTTTGCTCATATCACTGGAGGCGGATTGCTGGAAAACATCCCCAGAGTCCTCCCTCAGAAGTTTGGAGTAGACTTAG ATGCCTGCACCTGGAGGGTCCCCAAGATCTACTCATGGCTACAGCAGGAAGGACAGCTCTCTGAAGAAGAAATGGCTCGGACATTTAACTGTGGGGTTGGAGCTGCCCTGGTGGTGTCGAGGGACCAGACAGAGCAGGTTCTACAAGACATTCGGCAGCACCAGGAAGAAGCCTGGGTGATAGGCAGTGTCGTTGCGTGTCCTGAAG GCTCCCCTCGTGTCAGAGTTAAGAATCTGATTGAAACCATACAAACAAATGGGTCACTGGTGGCAAATGGCTTCCCGAGAAGTAATTTTCCTGTCCAACAAAAGAAGGCAAGAGTGGCTGTCCTAATATCTGGAACAG GGTCAAACCTCCAGGCGCTCATAGACAGCACTGCAGATTCCAAGAGCTCCTCTCACATTGTTCTCGTCATCTCCAACAAAGCTGCTGTAGCTGGCTTAGACCGAGCAGAGCGAGCCGGTATTCCCACCAGG GTAATTaatcataaattatataaaaatcgTGTTGAATTTGACAACGCAGTTGACTGTGTCCTGGAAGAGTTTTCCATAGACATCGTCTGTCTCGCAGGATTCATGAGGATTCTCTCTGGCCCTTTTGTCAGAAAATGGGATG GGAAAATGCTCAACATCCACCCATCCTTGCTCCCTTCTTTTAAGGGTTCAAATGCTCACGAGCAAGTCCTAGAAGCTGGAGTCACAATTACTGGGTGTACCGTACACTTTGTGGCT GAAGATGTAGATGCCGGACAAATCATCCTGCAGGAAGCTGTCCCTGTGCAGAGGGGTGACACTGTTGCTACACTGTCTGAACGAGTCAAAGTAGCAGAACATAAGATCTTTCCTGCAGCCCTCCAGCTGGTGGCCAGCGGGGCCGTGCAGCTGGGAGAAGATGGCAAGATCCACTGGACCGAAGAGCGGGGCTCGTCCTGA